The Acidobacteriota bacterium genomic sequence CAGGACGTCTCGATGCCGAGGACGAAGCCCTCGAACGGGGTGGCCGCTCCGTTGGCCTTGGACATGCCGGCGACGTTATCCTCCCCCTCACCGACGCCGGCTGGCACGGCGGCCCACCGAGATCGCGACCTTGATCTTCCCACCGAGCTTCCGTGACGGCTCACTCGCCCTGCGAGGCCGGCGAGTCATCGTCCGCGTCGACTTCAACGTGCCGATGGCCGGCGAACGGGTGCTCGACGCGACGCGCCTGCGGGAAGCGGCGCCCACGATCGACGCTCTCCGGGACGCGGGCGCCCGCGTCGTCCTGCTGTCCCACCGCGGCAGGCCGCGGGGCGTGGCCGACCCGGGACTCAGCCTGCGGCCGGTCGCCGGCGCCCTTTCTTCCATCCTCGGCCGGCCCGTCGACTTCGCCGCGGACTGTCTCGGGACGGCCGCCCGGAACGCCGCCGCCGCTCTTGGCGACGGGGACGTGCTGCTCTGCGAGAACCTCCGCTTCCACGCCGGCGAGGAAGCGAACGATCCGGCCTTCGCCGCCGAGCTGGCCGCCCTCGGCGAGGTCTACGTCAACGACGCGTTCGGCACCGCCCACCGCGCCCATGCCTCCACCGCCGCCATCTGCGGCTCCGTCGAGCAGGCCTTCAGCGGGCTGCTGCTCGACCGCGAACTGCGGCAGCTCAGTCGGCTGCTCGACGAACCGCCGCGACCCTTCGTGCTCGTCACCGGGGGCGCGAAGATCCGGGGCAAGATCGGCGCGCTGCGACGCCTGCTGCCGCTGGTCGACCGCGTGCTGGTCGGCGGAGGCATGTCGAACACGTTCCTGGCAGCCCGCGGCGCCGAGCTCGGTTCCTCGCTGGTCGAGTCGGAGAGCCTCGACCTGGCGCGTGAGATCGAGGCCGAGACCGCGGCAGGCG encodes the following:
- a CDS encoding phosphoglycerate kinase, with product MFPPSFRDGSLALRGRRVIVRVDFNVPMAGERVLDATRLREAAPTIDALRDAGARVVLLSHRGRPRGVADPGLSLRPVAGALSSILGRPVDFAADCLGTAARNAAAALGDGDVLLCENLRFHAGEEANDPAFAAELAALGEVYVNDAFGTAHRAHASTAAICGSVEQAFSGLLLDRELRQLSRLLDEPPRPFVLVTGGAKIRGKIGALRRLLPLVDRVLVGGGMSNTFLAARGAELGSSLVESESLDLAREIEAETAAGGAELLLPADVVVTDSLAGTPSERRVRTVPVEDGVPAGWLAVDIGPETRAAFETAVAGAATLFWNGPMGVFETPPFDAGSLAVAQAVAACDGFTVIGGGETVAAVRRQNLSGRIDHVSTGGGASLALLAGEELPAVETLHARGREEA